One window of Microtus pennsylvanicus isolate mMicPen1 chromosome X, mMicPen1.hap1, whole genome shotgun sequence genomic DNA carries:
- the Zfp92 gene encoding zinc finger protein 92 homolog isoform X1 yields the protein MAASLLRAKPKVPISFEDVSVYFTKAEWKLLDLKQRKLYKQVMLENYSHLVSVGFAFPKPNLVSQLERGEKPWIADRMGTAAASCAGNGIRSKMLTSRLKLFGRGLLGDTSGSMVRRRPHDFRPNSIVRYRHSRIADKRYLCQQCGKFFSRSSNLIKHRIVHRGEKPYKCSECGKLFRRNLALLEHQRIHSGDKPYECGECGKTFTRSFNLMKHQIIHSSEKPFVCRVCGKVFRRRFALLEHARIHSGERPYECGECGKTFSRSSNLIEHQRTHSGQKSYICQECGKAFKGISQLIHHQRSHRGDRPFSCQECGKAFRGHSGLSQHQQVHSGEKPYECSECGRAFGRRANLFKHQVVHGGVHRGRLKGPHGSQEAGEGSSAEPQLIDANKKPQVCERCDQVFENKLLLCRHLRIHDDEDDKKQKSITVSTSGSEERSLLSQDLESQPTEGNDSESSESFLYAEKAQGPSSP from the exons ATGGCAGCCAGTCTTCTGAGAGCAAAGCCCAAG GTACCAATATCTTTTGAGGATGTGTCTGTGTACTTTACAAAGGCAGAATGGAAGCTTCTGGATCTCAAACAGAGGAAGCTCTACAAGCAGGTGATGCTGGAGAACTACAGCCATTTGGTGTCAGTGG GGTTTGCTTTCCCTAAGCCTAACCTGGTGTCCCAGCTGGAGCGAGGGGAGAAGCCCTGGATTGCAGACAGAATGGGGACTGCAGCAGCATCCTGTGCTG GAAATGGGATAAGGAGCAAGATGCTGACCTCAAGGCTGAAACTTTTTGGAAGAGGGCTCCTCGGAGACACCTCGGGATCCATGGTGCGGAGACGTCCTCACGACTTCAGGCCAAATTCTATTGTAAGGTACCGGCACTCCAGAATCGCCGATAAACGGTATCTCTGTCAGCAGTGTGGAAAATTCTTCAGCCGCAGCTCCAATCTCATCAAGCACCGGATCGTCCACAGAGGCGAGAAACCGTACAAGTGCAGCGAGTGCGGGAAGCTGTTCCGGCGGAACTTGGCACTGCTGGAGCATCAGCGCATCCACAGTGGCGACAAGCCCTACGAGTGCGGGGAGTGTGGCAAGACCTTCACGCGCAGCTTCAACCTTATGAAGCACCAGATCATCCACAGCAGCGAGAAGCCGTTCGTGTGCCGAGTGTGTGGGAAGGTGTTCCGGCGGCGCTTCGCTCTGCTTGAGCATGCGCGCATCCACAGCGGCGAGCGGCCTTACGAGTGCGGTGAATGTGGCAAGACATTCAGCCGCAGCTCCAACCTTATCGAGCACCAGCGCACCCACAGCGGTCAGAAATCCTACATCTGTCAGGAGTGCGGCAAAGCCTTCAAGGGCATCTCGCAGCTCATCCACCACCAGCGCAGCCACCGCGGCGACAGGCCCTTCTCGTGCCAGGAGTGCGGCAAGGCCTTCCGCGGCCATTCAGGACTTAGCCAGCACCAGCAAGTGCACAGCGGCGAGAAGCCCTACGAGTGCAGCGAATGTGGCCGGGCCTTTGGTCGCCGGGCCAACCTCTTCAAGCACCAGGTGGTGCATGGTGGGGTGCATCGTGGCCGCTTAAAGGGACCCCACGGGTCCCAGGAAGCCGGGGAAGGCAGCTCGGCCGAGCCCCAGCTCATTGACGCCAATAAGAAGCCCCAAGTGTGTGAGCGCTGCGACCAGGTCTTCGAGAACAAGTTGCTGCTGTGTCGCCATTTGCGCATTCATGACGACGAAGATGACAAGAAACAGAAGTCGATTACTGTGAGTACCTCAGGTTCGGAGGAGAGGTCGCTGCTCAGCCAGGATTTGGAATCCCAGCCCACAGAAGGAAATGACAGCGAAAGCAGTGAAAGTTTCCTGTATGCCGAGAAGGCCCAGGGTCCATCCTCACCTTGA
- the Zfp92 gene encoding zinc finger protein 92 homolog isoform X2, with protein MAASLLRAKPKVPISFEDVSVYFTKAEWKLLDLKQRKLYKQVMLENYSHLVSVGFAFPKPNLVSQLERGEKPWIADRMGTAAASCAGNGIRSKMLTSRLKLFGRGLLGDTSGSMVRRRPHDFRPNSIVRYRHSRIADKRYLCQQCGKFFSRSSNLIKHRIVHRGEKPYKCSECGKLFRRNLALLEHQRIHSGDKPYECGECGKTFTRSFNLMKHQIIHSSEKPFVCRVCGKVFRRRFALLEHARIHSGERPYECGECGKTFSRSSNLIEHQRTHSGQKSYICQECGKAFKGISQLIHHQRSHRGDRPFSCQECGKAFRGHSGLSQHQQVHSGEKPYECSECGRAFGRRANLFKHQVVHGGVHRGRLKGPHGSQEAGEGSSAEPQLIDANKKPQVCERCDQVFENKLLLCRHLRIHDDEDDKKQKSITADQELDFPARMITGHRYARLGIPNANAELSQVSGR; from the exons ATGGCAGCCAGTCTTCTGAGAGCAAAGCCCAAG GTACCAATATCTTTTGAGGATGTGTCTGTGTACTTTACAAAGGCAGAATGGAAGCTTCTGGATCTCAAACAGAGGAAGCTCTACAAGCAGGTGATGCTGGAGAACTACAGCCATTTGGTGTCAGTGG GGTTTGCTTTCCCTAAGCCTAACCTGGTGTCCCAGCTGGAGCGAGGGGAGAAGCCCTGGATTGCAGACAGAATGGGGACTGCAGCAGCATCCTGTGCTG GAAATGGGATAAGGAGCAAGATGCTGACCTCAAGGCTGAAACTTTTTGGAAGAGGGCTCCTCGGAGACACCTCGGGATCCATGGTGCGGAGACGTCCTCACGACTTCAGGCCAAATTCTATTGTAAGGTACCGGCACTCCAGAATCGCCGATAAACGGTATCTCTGTCAGCAGTGTGGAAAATTCTTCAGCCGCAGCTCCAATCTCATCAAGCACCGGATCGTCCACAGAGGCGAGAAACCGTACAAGTGCAGCGAGTGCGGGAAGCTGTTCCGGCGGAACTTGGCACTGCTGGAGCATCAGCGCATCCACAGTGGCGACAAGCCCTACGAGTGCGGGGAGTGTGGCAAGACCTTCACGCGCAGCTTCAACCTTATGAAGCACCAGATCATCCACAGCAGCGAGAAGCCGTTCGTGTGCCGAGTGTGTGGGAAGGTGTTCCGGCGGCGCTTCGCTCTGCTTGAGCATGCGCGCATCCACAGCGGCGAGCGGCCTTACGAGTGCGGTGAATGTGGCAAGACATTCAGCCGCAGCTCCAACCTTATCGAGCACCAGCGCACCCACAGCGGTCAGAAATCCTACATCTGTCAGGAGTGCGGCAAAGCCTTCAAGGGCATCTCGCAGCTCATCCACCACCAGCGCAGCCACCGCGGCGACAGGCCCTTCTCGTGCCAGGAGTGCGGCAAGGCCTTCCGCGGCCATTCAGGACTTAGCCAGCACCAGCAAGTGCACAGCGGCGAGAAGCCCTACGAGTGCAGCGAATGTGGCCGGGCCTTTGGTCGCCGGGCCAACCTCTTCAAGCACCAGGTGGTGCATGGTGGGGTGCATCGTGGCCGCTTAAAGGGACCCCACGGGTCCCAGGAAGCCGGGGAAGGCAGCTCGGCCGAGCCCCAGCTCATTGACGCCAATAAGAAGCCCCAAGTGTGTGAGCGCTGCGACCAGGTCTTCGAGAACAAGTTGCTGCTGTGTCGCCATTTGCGCATTCATGACGACGAAGATGACAAGAAACAGAAGTCGATTACT